The DNA region TGACCTGTCGCGCCACCGGCTGACGGGACGCTCGGCCTTAGCCGAAACCCCGCGACAACGTTTCCAAGTTTCATACGACATCCGACCCGGACAGATCTTCAGGATCGGCAAATCTCGCACCAACCTCTCTCCCCACGAAGCCCAATCAAACCACTCTGTATGCAGATTGATCCGCATCAGCGCGGTCTTAGCGATGGTTCAGGCCTTCGAGGCCGGGCACATTACCTGAGATGCGCCAAGGTGAATACCCGGCTGCCCCCGTGTTCATTGCGAAGGCGGCCCGGCTTGGGGATAGCTATGACCGTCTCAAATGCGATCAAATCAGGCACGACGCACAAACGGTGGACCAATGTCTGCAACGAGGTTGCGGCGGGACGCCTTCGCGTCCGCGATCTGGCCCGCGAACCAGTCATCGGATCGCGGGTGGGCTGAGGGATCCACGGAGGCGAATATCCGCAACAAGCTCATGGCGGCGAAGGGGAGTTCCGTTCTCCAGAAGGTCGATCAGCGCCTTTGCGGCAAGACGCCCCATTTCGCTGTGGGGGACGTGAACGGTCGTCAGTTCGGGATGGGTGACCTGTGTAAGCTCGATATCATCAAAACCGACGATTGATACATCGTCGGGGACAATCATGCCCATCTTCCGCGCCTCTCTCAGCGCGCCCACCGCAAGCACGTCATTGGCGCAAAATACGACTGTCGGGCGTCTGGCCATCTGCATCACATCGGCAAATGCGCTCGCCCCCGTTTCGATACTGTAGTTGGTCACGACAAGGGTGAGGTCCTTCTCCGGCAGGCCCATTTCGCGAATGGCTTCGTACACGCCGTCTTCGCGCGCTGCGACACGGTCGTTTGACCCGCGGTCCACGGAAATCATCGCAAGCCGCCGGTGACCGAGGCGCAAAACCTCGCGCGCCAGGCTTCGCATGGAGCCGCGATTGTCGAACCCGATAGAGGGCCGGGACTGCGACGCGTCAAACGCCCAGGTGACAAGGGCTGGGATGTTGCGGGAGTGCAGGTATTTGAAGATCTCGGGGTCCCGCTCGTAGCCGATGAGCAACAGCGCGTCGGCGCCGCGGGCCACCAGCGACCTGATCTGCCGCTCCTCCAGGTCCTGTTGGTAGGAGGAGCTTGCCACCAGGAGGGTGTAGCCGTTGGCGTCCAGCTCCTCCTGGAAGGCTTGGATGCCGCGCGCGAAAACCGCGTTCTCCATCGTCGGAATGATGGCACCGATGGTCTTGGTGCGCTGCGCCGCCATCACCCGCGCGCCGAAATTGGGAGTATAGCCCAAGGCGTCAATCGCGCTGTCGACTTTTTTGCGGGTCTTCATGGACACCTGATCCGGCAGGTTCAGGCACCGCGAGACTGTTGCCGTCGAGACCTCGGCCAGATCCGCAACGTCTTGCAATGTAGGAATGGCGCGACTGTCGTTCATCTGGGCTCAACCTGGGGGTGAAAGCATGGATGGCATGACAATCGGCCAAAACCGCCACGGTTCCAATGCTACACGAAATGTAAGCGCTTGCATTTTAAAATTGTAACAGCTTACATTGGCGAACAGGATTCGTATGTCGGGAGGGACAGACGAGCTATGGCTTTCTTGGCAGCGGCTATTTTACTGGCGGCCTTCATCGGTAACGTCATCTTGGGAGCGTCATCCAACTCGGCCATCCTTGGCAATGTGGGGGAGATGTTGCTTCTGCTGTCGGCGTCGATTTTGTTCGTCATCGGGATCCTGAAAAAAGAAGCAGACGCCAAGGCAGAGGCCGCAGCAGCCCAAGCCCGCGTCGACGACGTCCAGGGAGGACACTGATTTGGATCACGACACTCAAGAGCTGAAGTCGGCAGAGCGCCGCAATTTCCTGAAGCTGACCGGCGCAGGTGCATTCACCGCCGCCATGGTCGCCGGTGGCGCGGGCATGCTGTGGTCGACTGAGGCCGCAGCCCAGACCCAACAGGAAGAGGCCGCGCGCGAAGCCGCAGCCGAGCACATTATGACGCTGGCCACGGCCTATGTTCTGGGTGCCTCGCGCAGCTATCCGATCATGCAACTGGACCTGAAAGAGAATATCCAGAACATGACCAACGGCAAAGTCTATGTGCGTCTCGCGCCGGGCGGTCAGTTGGGGGCAGGGGGCGCTTTGGCTCAGGCCGTGCAATCCGGCACGATCCAATGCGCGCAGCACTCGCTGGCCAACTTCGCACCGTTTGCCTCCGCCGTTGATCTGATCAACCTGCCGTATTTCTGCGGCTCCAACCAGCGCTTCACCAACCTGACCTCGTCGGATGCTTGGAAAGAAGAAGTGGACCCGCGTATCGGAGAGTCTGGTTTCAAAGCCCTGATGTATATCGTCATCGACCCCCGCGTCGTGGCCGTGCGCCAGGGCGGCGACGCGATCATCACGCCCGCCGACATGGAAGGCGTCAAGTTCCGCGTTCCCGGATCTGCAATGTTGCAGCAATACTACCGTATGGTCGGCGCCAACCCGACGCCCGTGGCCTGGGGTGAGACACCGTCCGCGATCCGCCAGGGTGTGGCCGACGCACTCGACCCGTCCGTGGGCGCATTGCACGTCTTCGGCTTTGGTGAAATCCTCAGCCATGTGACCTTCACGCAGGCCGTGCCCGACAGCCAAGTCTACTCGGTCAATCTGGAATGGTTCAACTCGCTGCCTGCCGACGTGCAGGAAGGCATTGAGTTTGCAGGCGAAGTCACCCAGCAGCAGAACCTGGCCAAAGTGCCCTCGGCGCGGTCCTACGCGATGTCCCAATTGTCGGCAAATGGGGTGGAGTTCCACTCCCTGTCGGACGATCAACTGGCCGAGTGGCAGTCCGTGGGCGGCTATCAATTGCCCGATTGGGACGAGTTCAAAGTCGATCTGGCCGGCTCCATGGAGACCTTCGCCCGTCTTGAGGAAGCCGCAGGCACCGCCAGCCGCTACTACGTCCACGACGCCTAACACCGAAGGGCCTCGCCGAATACCGGCGGGGCCCTTTTTCGGTCAAGACCGATCCAACACGCCAATGCCATTCCACCGCACGCCCGGCCCATGATTGCAGGGCTGGCCAGGGGGTCCCCATGTCCAACTTTCTCAGTCACCTGAACAAAAACGCCGAACGTTGGCTGCTTTTGGTGTTCTACGTCATGCTTGTGGGGACCATGTTTATCGAGGTCGTGCGGCGCGAGGTCTTTGCCTATTCCTCCATTTGGGGGGAGGAGATGGTGCGCTATTCCTTCATCTACCTGGCCTGGGTCGGTGCGGCCTCGGCGGTGAAAGAGCGTGGGCACATCCGGATCGACGTGATCCTGAATTATGTACCGCCCACCGTGAAAACGCTGATCTACATCTTCGGCGACATCATCATGTTTGTCGTGGCCTGTATCGCGCTCTATTGGTCATGGGAGGCGGTGCATGTGTCGTGGAAATTCGGCTCCGTGACCCATGGCTTGCGCATCAGCCAAACCTTCTTCCTGTTCGCCGTGCCGTTTGGTTTTGCCCTGGTCATCCTGAGGCTCATCCAATCCTTCCTGCGCGATGTCTCCGACCTTCGTAACGGCCGTGCCGTCTACGAAGGCGACAAGCTGTTCGACTGAGGGGGCAGGCACATGCTTTGGCAACAACTCCAACAACAAACTATTGAGCTTGGCTGGGATTTCTACGTCCCGATCATCGTCTTCGTGATCCTCGTCGCCCTGGCCGTTCCGGTCTGGGCCTCCATCGGGGCGGCGGCGATCATCATGTTGATGATGTCCGGCGCTTTGCCCCTGTCATTGGTCGGTGAAAGCCTGTTCCACGGCATTGACCACTTCGCCCTGACCGCCGTGCCGCTGTTTATTCTGACCGGTGACGTGCTGGTCCGAACGGGGCTGTCGAAGAAGTTTCTTGATGTGGCCGAAGCCATCACCTGTTGGGCCAAGGGGGGCTTCGGCTCGGCTACGGTTCTGGTCTGCGGCATGTTCGCCGCGATTTCGGGCTCGGACGCAGCGGGGGCCGCTGCCGTGGGTCGCATGACCATCGCGCGATTGGTGGAATCCGGCTATCCGCGCCCCTATGCCTGTGCGCTGGTCGCCGCGGGCGCCTGCACCGGTATCCTGATCCCGCCGTCGATTGCCTATATCGTCATCGGGCTGGTGCTGGGTGTGAACGTCTCCATCCTGTTTCTGGCGGCTGTGATCCCCGGCACTTTGGTTCTGGGCGCGATCCTGTTGACCAACATCATTGTCAATCGCCGCCATGCCTATGAGGGCGGCGGGTTGATGACCGCCGGTGAGTGGGCCGCGAACCTTTGGAAGACGATCAAGTCCGGTTGGTACGCGTTTCTGGTGCCCGGCATCATCTTCTACGGTATCTTCTCTGGCCGTCTGACCCCGACCGAAGCCGGGGCCGTTGCCGTCGTGACCTGTATCGCCATCGGCTTCATTATCGGCACGCTGAAATTCAGCGACTTCCCCGCGATGCTGGTCAGTTCTGCCAAGGTGAACGGGGTGATCCTGCCGATCATCGCCTTCTCCCTGCCACTGGCCCAAGCCCTCGCCATTCTTGGTGTGCCGCAGGGGTTTGTTGCCGCCGCGACGGGTGTCAGCGATGATCCTCGTGTCTTGATCCTGATGATGATCCTGATCCTGATTGCGGCCGGTTGTGTGATGGAGACGACGCCCAATATCGTGATCCTGGCGCCGATCCTGTTCCCGCTGGCCCAGAACATCGGCATGAACGAGATCCAGTTCTGCGTCATGATGATCACCGCGCTCGGCGTGGGCTTTATTACCCCGCCGCTTGGGCTCAACCTATTCGTGGTGTCGGGGATAACGGGGGAATCGATCCTCAAGATCGCAGCGCGCGCCGTGCCGTTTGTGGGCTTCATGCTGATCGTGACGCTGATGATTGCCTACATCCCCTGGATCTCAACGGCGCTTCTGCCTGATGTGTATCGCTAGTTTGGAGCTGCCCCACGGCCCGTTTTTGAAAGGAGACCTGCAATGTACGACCACATTATCGTGCCAATGGCGCTGGATCATGGCTTTGGGGCAACGGCGCTGACACTGGCGCAAACGCTTCTGAATGAGGGCGGGCGGATCACGGTGCTTCATGTCTATGAGCAGCCGTCCGGCACAGTGAATGCCTATCTGGATGAGGGGACAGTGCGTCAGGCCTTTGCCGCAGCGGAGGCCAAGCTGGCCACCCGCATGACAAATGTTCCCAACGCCGAAGCTGTTGTCGTCAAAGGCCACAGCGGGCGCACGATCATAGACTTCGCAGCCAGCAAGAATGCCGATTGCATCATCATCGGATCTCACAAACCGGGTTTGATTGACTACCTCCTCGGTTCGACCGCCGCCCGCGTCGTGCGCCACGCGCACTGCGCCGTGCATGTGTTGCGTGATCCCGAATAGCGGTCATGTCCGGACGATCTGTCCGGCGCGGCCCCGAGTGCCGCCAGATGGTTCTAATCTGACAGCACCGGTTCCGCCACGTTCGGGTTGGTCCGGATGCGCGCGCCCGATTGGTCGAAGCGATAGGTATCGGCGTCGTCAAACGTGATCGACGTGGCCTCATCGGGCGCGACATGGTGCTGGCCGAACAGCCGGACGGTCATCTGTGTGCCATCGGCAATCTCCAGCAGGACGTTAGTGTCCCCGCCCAGATTTTCCACATGGCTGACCACCGCCTTGATCCGCCCATTGTCCGACAGGCGGATGTGTTCCGGGCGGATGCCAATGGTTGTGCCGGGGGTGCCGCCGACCGTCTCTGCGGGCAGAAAGTTCATCGATGGCGCGCCAAGGAAGCCCGCGACGAACTGGTTGGCGGGATTGTTATACAGCTCCATGGGGGAGCCGACCTGTTCCACCCGACCATCGCGCAGCACGACGATCTTATCGGCCAAGGTCATCGCTTCGGTCTGGTCGTGGGTGACGTAGACCATGGAGGCGTCCAGCGTGCGGTGCAGGCGCGCGATCTCGATCCGCGTGTTCATCCGCAGCGCTGCGTCGAGGTTGGAGAGCGGCTCATCAAAGAGGAACAACTTGGGCTGGCGCACCACAGCGCGGCCAATGGCGACGCGCTGGCGCTGCCCACCCGACAGCTCGGACGGACGCCGATCCAGATACTCGCCAAGCGATAGCATCCGCGCAGCCTCGGTCACACGCGCCTCAATCTCATCCTTTGGGCGCCTTTCCTGCTTGAGGCCAAGGGCCATGTTCCCTTTGACGGTCAGGTGCGGATAGAGGGCATAGGACTGGAATACCATCGCGATACCACGTTTGGCGGGCGGGACGGCGTTAACAGCATCGCCGCCAATGCTGATCTCGCCGCTTGTGGCATCTTCCAGCCCGGAAATGACACGCAGCAGCGTGGACTTGCCGCAGCCGGACGGGCCGATGAAGACGACGAATTCTCCGTCCTCAACCTCCAGATTGATATCGTGCAGCACCTGCACCTTGCCGAAGGATTTGGTGACGTTTTTGAGGGTCAAAGCAGTCATGTCGGGACACTCCCAAGGTTGAGGACAGGGATCATTTGACGGCGCCGGAGGTGATGCCGCGGATCAGTTGGCGTGAGAAGATGACGTAGAGGACCATAACCGGCAGGATCGCCATCGACAGCGCGGACAGCACCGCGTTCCAGTCGGTCACGAACTGGCCGATGAAAACCTGAGAGCCAAGCGTGAGGGTCTTGGTTTCCTCCGCCGGGGCCAGGATCAGGGGGAACCACAGGTCATTCCAGATCGGGATCATGTTGAACACGGCGACGGTTGCCATGGCCGGACGGACCAGCGGCAAAACAAGGCGGAAGAAGATTGTGTATTCATTCAACCCATCAATGCGGCCCGCGTTTTTCAGGTCATCACTCACCTGTCGCATGAATTCCGACAGAATGAAGACGGCCAGCGGCAGGCCTTGCGCGGTGTAGACCAGGATCAGCGCCCAGAGCGTGTTCACCAGACCGGTGGATACCATCATCTCAAGAATTGCGACGGTGCCGATGCGGATCGGGATCATGATGCCGAGCGCCAGATAGAGGCCCATCAGCGTGTTGCCCTTGAACTTGTATTCGGTCAGCGCGAAGGCGGCCATGGCCCCGAACAGCAGGACAAGGAACAGGGAGGCGACGGTGACGATCAGCGAGTTCTGAAAGTAGAGGAAGAAATCGCCTTGGTTGAAGACCGTCTCGTATCCGACGGTTGAGAAACTTTCCCCATCCGGGAGGGCCAGAGGCTCACGAAAGATCGACCGCCGCTCCTTGAAGCTATTGATGAGGATCACAAACACCGGAAACAGGGCGATGACCGTGTAGAAGATCAGGATGCCATGGGCGGCGAAGAGGTTGACGGGATTGCGGCGTGCTTTGTTCATCGTCCCACTCCTTAAAACTGATACCGGCGCATCCGGGATTGGATGGCGAAGAGGTAGAAGCAGACACCCACAAGGATGATCGCGAACATGGCGCTGGCGATGGCAGAGCCCATATGCGGGTCGCCCAATTGCAACTGGAAGCCGAAGAAGGTGCGGTACATGAATGTGCCAAGGATATCGGTGGCATAGTTCGGCCCGGCAAGCGCGCCCTGGGCGGCATAGATCAGGTCGAAGGCATTGAAGTTACCCACAAACGTCAGGATGGAGATGATGCCGATGGACGGGAGGATCAGCGGCAGTTTGATCTTCCAGAAGGCGGAAAATCCGGTGATCCCGTCACATTCGCCTGCCTCAAGGATCTCATCGGGGATCGACAGGAGCGCGGCGTAGATCAGCATCATCGGGATGCCGACGAACTGCCAGACGGAGATCAGGGCGAGGGTCGTCAGAGACGTCTCCTCCAGCCCCAGCCAGGGTTGATAGAGGAAGCCAAGGCCCACGGCGTCCAGCATTTCGGGCGCGATGCCCCAGATCGGCGACAGGATCAGCTTCCACGCAAAGCCCACGATCACGAAGGACAGGATGGTGGGGACGAAAATCGCGGTGCGGTAGAAGGCGCTGAACCGCAGGCGCGGGTTGCTAAGAAGCGCGGCCAGAAGAATGCCGATGGGATTTTGCACCAGCATGTGGACGAAGAAAAACCAGAAATTGTTGCCAAGCGCGTTCCAGAAGCTCTCGGACCAACGCGGGTCCCCGAAGAGCGTGCGGAAGTTATCGAGGCCCACGAAGATCCGTTCCTGATCCACCTCCGTGAACAGCGACAGGCGCAGGGTGTTGAACAGGGGGACAATCATGATCGCGGTGTAGACGAGCACAGCCGGTGCCAGGAACACGATGATATGCCACTTGATACGCGATTGGCGCATGACAGCCTCCTTTAAAATCGGGTGAGGGTTGGGGTGATCCGGGCGAGACCTGCCGCCCGGATCAAATGCAGCAAACTGGGAGGTTACTGCTGCGGTTCGTACCAGGAGGCGAGGCCTTCCTGCAGACGCGCGGCGGCGTCGGCGGGGGCTTCTGCGCCACGGATCACCTGGGTGGAGGCGTTCCACGTCTCGTTTTCCAGGTTCGGCGTGCCGCGCGACAGGATCTGGTAGGTGGACCGGATCGAGCTTTCACACTCCCCTCGCCAGGAAATCATTTCCTGCGCCAGCGGATCTTCCAGTTCAACCTCGGCGTTTGACAGCGGGAAGAAGCCCGGCAGCGCGTTGGCGTAGATGGAGGCAAACTCAGCCGAACCAACCCAATTGAGGAAGGTGCGTGCGGCTTCGGCATTGGGGGAGGCGGCGTTCAGACCGATGGCGATATCGGTGTGATCCGAGATGAAACACTCATCGCCCGCGTTCGGCACCGGCGGGGCGAAGGCACCCATAGCAAAGTCGGCCTGCGCGTTGAAGCCGGTGATTTCCCAGCTGCCTGCCGGATAAATCGCGGCGCGCCCCAAGGTGAACAGGTTTTGGCTATCCGGATAGGTCTGTGCCTCATAGCCGCGGCCGAGGTAATCGCCCCAACGTGCAAGCTGTTCCAGCGGTCCGACCCATTCGGGATCCGTGAGTGATTGTTCACCGGCAATCAAGGCGAGGCGACCTTCTTCGCCGCGCCAGTAGTTTGGCCCGATATTGTTGTAGCCCATGGTGGCCGCTTCCCACTGGTCGGCGGTGCCCATGGCCATCGGGATGTAATTGCCGTCCTCCTCAATCGCGTCGAGCACGGCGAAGAATTCGTCAACGTTCGTGGGCTCTTCCAAGCCAAGCTCCGCGAAGGCGTCGGCGTTGTAGATGAAGCCGTGGATCACGGAGGCCATCGGCATGCAGAAGGTCGCCGCGCCATCATCGGTCTGCCATGCGGATTGCGCCACGTCCGAGAAGTTGGCCATCGCGTCCAGATCGCTGAGGTCGGTCAGGTGACCCGCCTCATAGAGCGCGAGGGACGCATCAAACGGACGGCAGGTGATCAGGTCACCGGCGGAGCCTGCGTCCAGCTTCGAGTTCAGGACGGCGTTGTATTCCGCAGGCGCAGACGGCGTGAACTGAACCGAGATGCCGGGGTTTTCGGCTTCAAACGCCGGGATAATGACGTCCTGCCAAAGCGTCAGGTCGTCGTTGCGCCAGCTTTCGATCGTCAGCGTCACATCCTGCGCAGATGCGGCGGTGCCGACCAGCATGGTTGTGGCCAGCAGGCTGGCGGTAAGTTTCTTCATGGACATTTGGTTTCCTCCCTTAAGTCCTTTGATCCCGGTCGTTCATCAGCGACGACCCATAAGTTCCGCCAAAGCAGGGCGGAGAATACCATCGG from Jannaschia sp. CCS1 includes:
- a CDS encoding LacI family DNA-binding transcriptional regulator; the encoded protein is MNDSRAIPTLQDVADLAEVSTATVSRCLNLPDQVSMKTRKKVDSAIDALGYTPNFGARVMAAQRTKTIGAIIPTMENAVFARGIQAFQEELDANGYTLLVASSSYQQDLEERQIRSLVARGADALLLIGYERDPEIFKYLHSRNIPALVTWAFDASQSRPSIGFDNRGSMRSLAREVLRLGHRRLAMISVDRGSNDRVAAREDGVYEAIREMGLPEKDLTLVVTNYSIETGASAFADVMQMARRPTVVFCANDVLAVGALREARKMGMIVPDDVSIVGFDDIELTQVTHPELTTVHVPHSEMGRLAAKALIDLLENGTPLRRHELVADIRLRGSLSPPAIR
- a CDS encoding TRAP transporter substrate-binding protein, whose protein sequence is MDHDTQELKSAERRNFLKLTGAGAFTAAMVAGGAGMLWSTEAAAQTQQEEAAREAAAEHIMTLATAYVLGASRSYPIMQLDLKENIQNMTNGKVYVRLAPGGQLGAGGALAQAVQSGTIQCAQHSLANFAPFASAVDLINLPYFCGSNQRFTNLTSSDAWKEEVDPRIGESGFKALMYIVIDPRVVAVRQGGDAIITPADMEGVKFRVPGSAMLQQYYRMVGANPTPVAWGETPSAIRQGVADALDPSVGALHVFGFGEILSHVTFTQAVPDSQVYSVNLEWFNSLPADVQEGIEFAGEVTQQQNLAKVPSARSYAMSQLSANGVEFHSLSDDQLAEWQSVGGYQLPDWDEFKVDLAGSMETFARLEEAAGTASRYYVHDA
- a CDS encoding TRAP transporter small permease, with protein sequence MSNFLSHLNKNAERWLLLVFYVMLVGTMFIEVVRREVFAYSSIWGEEMVRYSFIYLAWVGAASAVKERGHIRIDVILNYVPPTVKTLIYIFGDIIMFVVACIALYWSWEAVHVSWKFGSVTHGLRISQTFFLFAVPFGFALVILRLIQSFLRDVSDLRNGRAVYEGDKLFD
- a CDS encoding TRAP transporter large permease, encoding MLWQQLQQQTIELGWDFYVPIIVFVILVALAVPVWASIGAAAIIMLMMSGALPLSLVGESLFHGIDHFALTAVPLFILTGDVLVRTGLSKKFLDVAEAITCWAKGGFGSATVLVCGMFAAISGSDAAGAAAVGRMTIARLVESGYPRPYACALVAAGACTGILIPPSIAYIVIGLVLGVNVSILFLAAVIPGTLVLGAILLTNIIVNRRHAYEGGGLMTAGEWAANLWKTIKSGWYAFLVPGIIFYGIFSGRLTPTEAGAVAVVTCIAIGFIIGTLKFSDFPAMLVSSAKVNGVILPIIAFSLPLAQALAILGVPQGFVAAATGVSDDPRVLILMMILILIAAGCVMETTPNIVILAPILFPLAQNIGMNEIQFCVMMITALGVGFITPPLGLNLFVVSGITGESILKIAARAVPFVGFMLIVTLMIAYIPWISTALLPDVYR
- a CDS encoding universal stress protein; this encodes MYDHIIVPMALDHGFGATALTLAQTLLNEGGRITVLHVYEQPSGTVNAYLDEGTVRQAFAAAEAKLATRMTNVPNAEAVVVKGHSGRTIIDFAASKNADCIIIGSHKPGLIDYLLGSTAARVVRHAHCAVHVLRDPE
- a CDS encoding ABC transporter ATP-binding protein, which gives rise to MTALTLKNVTKSFGKVQVLHDINLEVEDGEFVVFIGPSGCGKSTLLRVISGLEDATSGEISIGGDAVNAVPPAKRGIAMVFQSYALYPHLTVKGNMALGLKQERRPKDEIEARVTEAARMLSLGEYLDRRPSELSGGQRQRVAIGRAVVRQPKLFLFDEPLSNLDAALRMNTRIEIARLHRTLDASMVYVTHDQTEAMTLADKIVVLRDGRVEQVGSPMELYNNPANQFVAGFLGAPSMNFLPAETVGGTPGTTIGIRPEHIRLSDNGRIKAVVSHVENLGGDTNVLLEIADGTQMTVRLFGQHHVAPDEATSITFDDADTYRFDQSGARIRTNPNVAEPVLSD
- a CDS encoding carbohydrate ABC transporter permease produces the protein MNKARRNPVNLFAAHGILIFYTVIALFPVFVILINSFKERRSIFREPLALPDGESFSTVGYETVFNQGDFFLYFQNSLIVTVASLFLVLLFGAMAAFALTEYKFKGNTLMGLYLALGIMIPIRIGTVAILEMMVSTGLVNTLWALILVYTAQGLPLAVFILSEFMRQVSDDLKNAGRIDGLNEYTIFFRLVLPLVRPAMATVAVFNMIPIWNDLWFPLILAPAEETKTLTLGSQVFIGQFVTDWNAVLSALSMAILPVMVLYVIFSRQLIRGITSGAVK
- a CDS encoding carbohydrate ABC transporter permease, whose amino-acid sequence is MRQSRIKWHIIVFLAPAVLVYTAIMIVPLFNTLRLSLFTEVDQERIFVGLDNFRTLFGDPRWSESFWNALGNNFWFFFVHMLVQNPIGILLAALLSNPRLRFSAFYRTAIFVPTILSFVIVGFAWKLILSPIWGIAPEMLDAVGLGFLYQPWLGLEETSLTTLALISVWQFVGIPMMLIYAALLSIPDEILEAGECDGITGFSAFWKIKLPLILPSIGIISILTFVGNFNAFDLIYAAQGALAGPNYATDILGTFMYRTFFGFQLQLGDPHMGSAIASAMFAIILVGVCFYLFAIQSRMRRYQF
- a CDS encoding ABC transporter substrate-binding protein; this encodes MSMKKLTASLLATTMLVGTAASAQDVTLTIESWRNDDLTLWQDVIIPAFEAENPGISVQFTPSAPAEYNAVLNSKLDAGSAGDLITCRPFDASLALYEAGHLTDLSDLDAMANFSDVAQSAWQTDDGAATFCMPMASVIHGFIYNADAFAELGLEEPTNVDEFFAVLDAIEEDGNYIPMAMGTADQWEAATMGYNNIGPNYWRGEEGRLALIAGEQSLTDPEWVGPLEQLARWGDYLGRGYEAQTYPDSQNLFTLGRAAIYPAGSWEITGFNAQADFAMGAFAPPVPNAGDECFISDHTDIAIGLNAASPNAEAARTFLNWVGSAEFASIYANALPGFFPLSNAEVELEDPLAQEMISWRGECESSIRSTYQILSRGTPNLENETWNASTQVIRGAEAPADAAARLQEGLASWYEPQQ